Proteins found in one Zea mays cultivar B73 chromosome 1, Zm-B73-REFERENCE-NAM-5.0, whole genome shotgun sequence genomic segment:
- the LOC103644071 gene encoding uncharacterized protein, which yields MGICVSCDAADEGAATARVVLPSGELREYAPPATAGTALQAAGGEGPWLLCDADGMAFEGPVAVAAVAPGEELQAGQIYFVLPAEMRRRRLTREEVAALAVRASSALVKAAAAAQPSSPCRRLRRGAVAPLVFPVPEEEYAAADAVSPVAAKPHQKRRVACRGGRASRFSPDLTAIPETESE from the coding sequence ATGGGCATCTGCGTGTCGTGCGACGCGGCGGACGAGGGCGCCGCGACGGCGAGGGTGGTGCTCCCCAGCGGCGAGCTCCGGGAGTACGCCCCGCCGGCCACGGCCGGGACGGCGCTgcaggcggccggcggcgagggccCCTGGCTCCTCTGCGACGCCGACGGGATGGCGTTCGAGGGCCCCGTCGCCGTCGCGGCGGTCGCCCCCGGCGAGGAGCTCCAGGCCGGGCAGATCTACTTCGTGCTCCCCGCCGAGATGCGGCGCCGCCGCCTCACCCGCGAGGAGGTCGCCGCGCTCGCCGTCAGGGCCAGCTCGGCGCTCGTCAAGGCCGCGGCGGCCGCGCAACCGTCCTCGCCCTGCCGCCGGCTCCGGCGcggcgcggtggcgccgctcgtgTTCCCGGTCCccgaggaggagtacgcggcggcGGACGCGGTCTCGCCCGTCGCGGCGAAGCCGCACCAGAAGCGGAGGGTGGCGTGCCGGGGCGGGAGGGCGTCCAGGTTCTCCCCCGACCTGACCGCGATCCCGGAGACCGAGAGCGAGTAG
- the LOC100273910 gene encoding electron transporter isoform X2: MEVEALEKKGHAAFAKAMKSFGSSERYKRSTRYFEDMYATDALRSSDKTIVLPMPEVVKAKVKCDITKEAQPGRGAQSTLRKEILQLEKHLKDQQAVRGALEKALGPNAGPVSLSPENPMPQAANELIREIATLELEVKNMEQYLLTLYRKAFEQQQAPAFSPPDRREASKPSVSSRSGQLRETPMATKSSCKSRGDAALRSSYPPAHKKLNDPLADCCTSARFDRVVDSDVLRCQSALSYRGVCSSRILPSEDDSLARALRSCHSQPFSFVEEGDTGASGMISLAEYLGTNVADHIPETPNNLSEEMVRCMAGIYCRLADPPLVHHGSSSSPSSSFSSTSAISPQYVGDMWSPKYRREATLDSRLINPFHVDGLKEFSGPYNTMVEVPMISRDSRRLKEAEDLLQTYKLILYRLEAVDLRRMTDEEKIAFWVNIHNALLMHAYLKNGVPQNNLKKTSLLVKAACKIAGRNINAAVIQSIVLGCNTHCPGQWLRTLLYPRIKSKVSKAGHEWRAFAVAQPEPLLRFALCSGSHSDPAVRVYTPKRLFHQLESAKEEFIRATAGVWKEQKLLLPKLVEAYAKDVKLSPQGLVDMVQRYLPESMRMAVQRCQHGGRSSGKVVEWVSYNPAFRYLLARDLAFPHLS; encoded by the exons ATGGAGGTGGAGGCTCTGGAGAAGAAGGGGCACGCAGCTTTTGCCAAGGCGATGAAATCTTTCGGCTCTTCCGAGCGGTACAAGCGATCCACGAG ATATTTTGAGGATATGTATGCTACAGACGCTTTGCGTTCTTCAGACAAGACGATTGTTCTACCTATGCCG GAAGTGGTAAAAGCTAAGGTCAAATGTGATATCACTAAGGAAGCTCAACCCGGGAGGGGAGCACAAAGCACCTTGAGAAAGGAG ATTCTTCAGCTCGAGAAGCACCTCAAGGATCAACAGGCTGTGCGTGGTGCGCTGGAAAAGGCTTTAGGGCCTAACGCTGGCCCTGTCAGCTTGTCGCCAGAGAATCCAATGCCACAG GCAGCTAATGAATTGATACGGGAGATTGCTACATTGGAGCTGGAGGTCAAGAACATGGAGCAGTATCTCCTGACGCTGTACCGGAAAGCATTTGAGCAGCAGCAAGCGCCTGCGTTTTCCCCCCCTGACCGCCGGGAAGCTTCGAAGCCGTCAGTGAGCTCGCGTTCTGGGCAGCTCCGGGAAACGCCCATGGCAACGAAGTCTTCTTGCAAGAGTAGAGGGGACGCAGCACTGCGGTCCAGTTACCCGCCAGCGCATAAGAAACTGAACGATCCATTGGCGGATTGCTGCACATCTGCTCGATTTGATAGAGTGGTTGATTCAGACGTCCTCCGCTGCCAGTCTGCGTTGTCATACCGTGGAGTTTGTTCGTCCAGGATATTGCCTTCGGAGGACGATAGTCTTGCAAGGGCTCTTCGCTCGTGCCACTCGCAGCCTTTCTCATTCGTAGAG GAAGGAGACACCGGTGCATCAGGGATGATAAGCTTAGCAGAGTATCTAGGAACTAATGTAGCTGACCACATCCCTGAAACTCCAAACAACCTGTCAGAGGAGATGGTGAGATGCATGGCGGGGATATACTGCAGACTCGCAGATCCTCCCTTGGTTCACCACGGCTCGTCCTCTTCACCGTCGTCGTCGTTCTCCTCGACTAGCGCAATCTCTCCGCAGTATGTGGGGGACATGTGGAGTCCCAAATACAGGAGAGAGGCGACTCTGGACTCCCGTCTGATAAACCCGTTCCATGTCGATGGTCTGAAGGAGTTCAGTGGACCTTACAACACAATGGTTGAGGTTCCTATGATTAGCCGGGACAGTCGGAGGCTGAAAGAAGCCGAGGACCTGCTCCAGACTTACAA GTTGATTTTGTATCGGTTGGAAGCCGTTGATCTGAGGAGAATGACAGATGAAGAAAAGATCGCATTCTGGGTCAACATACACAATGCTTTGCTGATGCAT GCTTATCTGAAGAATGGCGTCCCACAGAACAATCTAAAGAAAACATCCCTACTTGTTAAG GCTGCCTGCAAAATAGCCGGACGCAACATCAACGCCGCCGTCATCCAGAGCATTGTTCTTGGGTGCAACACACACTGCCCCGGACAG TGGCTACGGACGCTGCTTTACCCCAGGATCAAAAGCAAGGTGAGCAAAGCGGGGCATGAGTGGCGGGCCTTTGCCGTTGCGCAACCGGAGCCTCTTTTACGCTTTGCGCTTTGTTCCGGCAGCCATTCTGATCCCGCG GTGAGGGTGTACACTCCGAAGCGGCTGTTCCACCAGCTGGAGTCGGCCAAGGAGGAGTTCATCCGGGCGACGGCCGGCGTGTGGAAGGAGCAGAAGCTGCTGCTCCCCAAGCTGGTGGAGGCGTACGCCAAGGACGTGAAGCTCTCGCCGCAGGGCCTCGTGGACATGGTCCAGCGCTACCTCCCGGAGAGCATGAGGATGGCCGTGCAGCGGTGCCAGCACGGCGGCAGGTCGTCGGGCAAGGTCGTGGAGTGGGTGTCCTACAACCCGGCCTTCCGCTACCTGCTCGCCAGGGACCTCGCGTTCCCTCACCTCAGCTGA
- the LOC100273910 gene encoding Electron transporter — protein sequence MEVEALEKKGHAAFAKAMKSFGSSERYKRSTSGRYFEDMYATDALRSSDKTIVLPMPEVVKAKVKCDITKEAQPGRGAQSTLRKEILQLEKHLKDQQAVRGALEKALGPNAGPVSLSPENPMPQAANELIREIATLELEVKNMEQYLLTLYRKAFEQQQAPAFSPPDRREASKPSVSSRSGQLRETPMATKSSCKSRGDAALRSSYPPAHKKLNDPLADCCTSARFDRVVDSDVLRCQSALSYRGVCSSRILPSEDDSLARALRSCHSQPFSFVEEGDTGASGMISLAEYLGTNVADHIPETPNNLSEEMVRCMAGIYCRLADPPLVHHGSSSSPSSSFSSTSAISPQYVGDMWSPKYRREATLDSRLINPFHVDGLKEFSGPYNTMVEVPMISRDSRRLKEAEDLLQTYKLILYRLEAVDLRRMTDEEKIAFWVNIHNALLMHAYLKNGVPQNNLKKTSLLVKAACKIAGRNINAAVIQSIVLGCNTHCPGQWLRTLLYPRIKSKVSKAGHEWRAFAVAQPEPLLRFALCSGSHSDPAVRVYTPKRLFHQLESAKEEFIRATAGVWKEQKLLLPKLVEAYAKDVKLSPQGLVDMVQRYLPESMRMAVQRCQHGGRSSGKVVEWVSYNPAFRYLLARDLAFPHLS from the exons ATGGAGGTGGAGGCTCTGGAGAAGAAGGGGCACGCAGCTTTTGCCAAGGCGATGAAATCTTTCGGCTCTTCCGAGCGGTACAAGCGATCCACGAG TGGCAGATATTTTGAGGATATGTATGCTACAGACGCTTTGCGTTCTTCAGACAAGACGATTGTTCTACCTATGCCG GAAGTGGTAAAAGCTAAGGTCAAATGTGATATCACTAAGGAAGCTCAACCCGGGAGGGGAGCACAAAGCACCTTGAGAAAGGAG ATTCTTCAGCTCGAGAAGCACCTCAAGGATCAACAGGCTGTGCGTGGTGCGCTGGAAAAGGCTTTAGGGCCTAACGCTGGCCCTGTCAGCTTGTCGCCAGAGAATCCAATGCCACAG GCAGCTAATGAATTGATACGGGAGATTGCTACATTGGAGCTGGAGGTCAAGAACATGGAGCAGTATCTCCTGACGCTGTACCGGAAAGCATTTGAGCAGCAGCAAGCGCCTGCGTTTTCCCCCCCTGACCGCCGGGAAGCTTCGAAGCCGTCAGTGAGCTCGCGTTCTGGGCAGCTCCGGGAAACGCCCATGGCAACGAAGTCTTCTTGCAAGAGTAGAGGGGACGCAGCACTGCGGTCCAGTTACCCGCCAGCGCATAAGAAACTGAACGATCCATTGGCGGATTGCTGCACATCTGCTCGATTTGATAGAGTGGTTGATTCAGACGTCCTCCGCTGCCAGTCTGCGTTGTCATACCGTGGAGTTTGTTCGTCCAGGATATTGCCTTCGGAGGACGATAGTCTTGCAAGGGCTCTTCGCTCGTGCCACTCGCAGCCTTTCTCATTCGTAGAG GAAGGAGACACCGGTGCATCAGGGATGATAAGCTTAGCAGAGTATCTAGGAACTAATGTAGCTGACCACATCCCTGAAACTCCAAACAACCTGTCAGAGGAGATGGTGAGATGCATGGCGGGGATATACTGCAGACTCGCAGATCCTCCCTTGGTTCACCACGGCTCGTCCTCTTCACCGTCGTCGTCGTTCTCCTCGACTAGCGCAATCTCTCCGCAGTATGTGGGGGACATGTGGAGTCCCAAATACAGGAGAGAGGCGACTCTGGACTCCCGTCTGATAAACCCGTTCCATGTCGATGGTCTGAAGGAGTTCAGTGGACCTTACAACACAATGGTTGAGGTTCCTATGATTAGCCGGGACAGTCGGAGGCTGAAAGAAGCCGAGGACCTGCTCCAGACTTACAA GTTGATTTTGTATCGGTTGGAAGCCGTTGATCTGAGGAGAATGACAGATGAAGAAAAGATCGCATTCTGGGTCAACATACACAATGCTTTGCTGATGCAT GCTTATCTGAAGAATGGCGTCCCACAGAACAATCTAAAGAAAACATCCCTACTTGTTAAG GCTGCCTGCAAAATAGCCGGACGCAACATCAACGCCGCCGTCATCCAGAGCATTGTTCTTGGGTGCAACACACACTGCCCCGGACAG TGGCTACGGACGCTGCTTTACCCCAGGATCAAAAGCAAGGTGAGCAAAGCGGGGCATGAGTGGCGGGCCTTTGCCGTTGCGCAACCGGAGCCTCTTTTACGCTTTGCGCTTTGTTCCGGCAGCCATTCTGATCCCGCG GTGAGGGTGTACACTCCGAAGCGGCTGTTCCACCAGCTGGAGTCGGCCAAGGAGGAGTTCATCCGGGCGACGGCCGGCGTGTGGAAGGAGCAGAAGCTGCTGCTCCCCAAGCTGGTGGAGGCGTACGCCAAGGACGTGAAGCTCTCGCCGCAGGGCCTCGTGGACATGGTCCAGCGCTACCTCCCGGAGAGCATGAGGATGGCCGTGCAGCGGTGCCAGCACGGCGGCAGGTCGTCGGGCAAGGTCGTGGAGTGGGTGTCCTACAACCCGGCCTTCCGCTACCTGCTCGCCAGGGACCTCGCGTTCCCTCACCTCAGCTGA